The DNA region GGGCGAGTGGAGCGGGAAGACGCGTTCCACACCTTCGCCGAAGGCGACGCGGCGCACGGTGAAGCGGGCTTCTGCGCTTTCGCCGCCTTTGCGTCCGATGACGACGCCTTCGTACACCTGTACACGTTCTTTTTCACCTTCCACGATGCGGAAGTGCACGCGGACGGTATCGCCGATTTGAAATTTCGGCAGCTTGTCGGCCGGTTTGAGTTGGGCCTTTTTCAGTTCGTCAAGGGCGGTCATGGCGAATATCCTCTCTGTCTATTGCAGTGCGTTGCGGTAAATATTTTCTGTCGTGCTCGTGCTCGTCATCGTACTCGTAGTTCGCGAATCGATTTTCGAGCATCGATTACGATGACGAGCAGGAGCACGAGCACGAAAACTCAGTATTCGTTTTCGATATCTTTTAGTAGTTTCCGGTCTTCGTCCTTCACGTTTACCAACAAATCCGGCCGTCTTTTTTTCGTCGCGCGCAGCGCCTCGATTCTGCGCCACCGGCGGATTGCCGCGTGGTTGCCCTCGCGCAATACCGCCGGCACCTCCATGCCGCGAAACTCGGGGGGCCGCGTGTACTGCGGCGCGCCGAGTATTCCGTCGTAAAACGAATCGGTCTCGACGGACTCGAAATCGCCGACCACGCCGGGGACCATCCGGCTGACGGCTTCGATGATCGTCAATGCCGGCAGTTCGCCGCCGCTCAGGACGTAGTCACCGATCGATATCTCGTCGGTACACAGCGCCTGGCTGACGCGCTCGTCCACGCCCTCGTAACGCGCGCAGACCAGGACGAGGTCCGGCTGCTGCGCCAACTCGCGCACGATGTCCTGCGTGAGGCGGCGTCCTCGCGGCGACAGCAAGATCACGCGTTCGCACGAATTTGTCCCGCGCAGGCTTTCGACGGCCGCGAACAGCGGTTCGCACTTCATCACCATGCCGGGCCCGCCGCCGAAGGGCGCGTCGTCGACGGTGCGGTGCTTGTCCGTCGCGAAATCGCGAGGGTTCGTACACTGCACGGTCAGCAGGCCCTTCTCGACGGCTTTGCCGAGCAGGCTCGCGCGAAGCGGCGCCTCGAACAGTTCCGGGAACAGCGTGATGACGTCAATGCGCATCGCTGATCACGTGCGGCGCGATGTCACCTACCGTGACTGTGCGCGTCTCCAGGTCAATCGATTCAACTGTCTGCTCAATCGCCGGCAGCAGCACCTGCCGCCCGTCCGGCGTCTCAATTTCCAGAATGTCGTGCGCGGGACTTTCAATGCATCCGGTAATCACTCCGATGCGCGCACGGTCCGCGCCCACTACATTCAACCCTATCCAGTCCGCCGCGTCCAATTCCGCGGGAGCGACGGACTCGGTCCGTCGTCTTTCGGTATCAACCGTTGCGCCTTTCATGTTGGCCACAGCGTCGCGCGAAACGCCTGAGCCGAGCGTGACAATCCATCCGTCGCCGTTGGACTTCGCGGCATCTACCGTGCATACCATTGTTTCGCCGCCGCAGACGGCGACACGCACTCTTTTCAACTGTTCCGCGCGGTTTGCAGACGCGCGGGCCGGGTCAATCCTCAATTCGCGTTTGGCCGGGTTCACCGATCGGACGACGCCGATACGGCTCCATGCGCCGGCCATTGCGCCTCACTCGACGATCTGCAGCACCGCGCGCATGTTCGCTTTCGTCGACGCGGACATTAGCAGCGAGCGGATTGCCTTTGCGGTTTTGCCGCCGCGGCCAATCACCTTGCCCATATCTTCGGGGTTCACGCGCAGTTCGATCGTTTGGCCTTCGTCGTTTTCGATCACGCGGACGTTGACGTCCTCGGGATGATCGACGAGTTTTTTTGCGACGAACTCGACGAGTTCTTTCGGTTGTGCTGACATTTAGTTTCGTAATCCTTCCGGTCGAAATCGATACTTCGACGAGTCGATTACGATTACGAGCACGATTACGAGCACGAGCACGAATGCCTGGCCCGAGAATACGTGCACAGCGCAATCGCGATCGTTACGACTTCTTCGCCCCGGCGGCCTGTTTCATGAGGCCCTTCTTCGCGAGGACGGCGCGCACGGTTTCCGACGGTTTCGCGCCTTTGCTCAGCCAGGCCAGCGCCCTCTCGGAATCGATCTCCGACACCGGTTCCGGGCGCGCGCAGGGGTGATACGTGCCGATCTGTTCGACAATCGACCCGCGCGTACGGTTGCGCGAATCCATCACCACTACGCGGTAGTACGGCGCGTGCGT from Candidatus Hydrogenedentota bacterium includes:
- a CDS encoding KH domain-containing protein → MSAQPKELVEFVAKKLVDHPEDVNVRVIENDEGQTIELRVNPEDMGKVIGRGGKTAKAIRSLLMSASTKANMRAVLQIVE
- the rplS gene encoding 50S ribosomal protein L19 yields the protein MTALDELKKAQLKPADKLPKFQIGDTVRVHFRIVEGEKERVQVYEGVVIGRKGGESAEARFTVRRVAFGEGVERVFPLHSPRIEKVEVTREGSTRRAKLYYLRDRSGKAARVRAKERSTKENAGAQA
- the trmD gene encoding tRNA (guanosine(37)-N1)-methyltransferase TrmD, which codes for MRIDVITLFPELFEAPLRASLLGKAVEKGLLTVQCTNPRDFATDKHRTVDDAPFGGGPGMVMKCEPLFAAVESLRGTNSCERVILLSPRGRRLTQDIVRELAQQPDLVLVCARYEGVDERVSQALCTDEISIGDYVLSGGELPALTIIEAVSRMVPGVVGDFESVETDSFYDGILGAPQYTRPPEFRGMEVPAVLREGNHAAIRRWRRIEALRATKKRRPDLLVNVKDEDRKLLKDIENEY
- the rpsP gene encoding 30S ribosomal protein S16, encoding MATVIRLQRGGRTHAPYYRVVVMDSRNRTRGSIVEQIGTYHPCARPEPVSEIDSERALAWLSKGAKPSETVRAVLAKKGLMKQAAGAKKS